In Salvelinus namaycush isolate Seneca unplaced genomic scaffold, SaNama_1.0 Scaffold2437, whole genome shotgun sequence, a single window of DNA contains:
- the LOC120038937 gene encoding tetra-peptide repeat homeobox protein 1-like: protein MFAALNPGPIPDTTLNPGPIPDTTLDPGPIPATTLDPGPIPATTLNPGPIPNTKLDLGPIPNTKLDPGPIPDTTLNPGPIPDTTLDPGPIPDTTLNPGPIPDTTLNPGPIPNTKLDPGPIPDTTLNPGPIPDTTLHPDPIPDTTLNPGPIPDTIRDPGPIPDTTLDPGPIPATTLNPGPIPNTKLDLGPIPNTKLDPGPIPDTTLNPGPIPDTTLDPGPIPDTTLNPGPIPDTTLNPGPIPNTKLDPGPIPDTTLNPGPIPDTTLDPGPIPDTTLNPGPIPDTIRDPGPIPDTTLDPGPIPDTLLNPGPIPDTTLNPGPIPDTTLDPGPIPYTTLNPGPIPDTTLNPGPITDTTLNPGPIPDTTLNPGPIPDTTLDPGPIPGTTLDPGPIPATTLNPGPIPDTTLNPGPIPDTTLNPGPIPDTTLDPGPIPATTLNPGPIPDTTLNPGPIPDTKESKKPHPTHIAVAVVAGPVVTQPPPSDSVAPPPEPDTVVTQATEKPESPTRK, encoded by the exons ATGTTCGCTGCACTGAACCCAGGTCCAATACCAGATACCACACTGAACCCAGGTCCAATACCAGATACCACGCTGGACCCAGGTCCAATACCAGCTACCACACTGGACCCAGGTCCAATACCAGCTACCACACTGAACCCAGGTCcaataccaaataccaaactgGACCTAGGTCcaataccaaataccaaactgGACCCAGGTCCAATACCAGATACCACACTGAACCCAGGTCCAATACCAGATACCACACTGGACCCAGGTCCAATACCAGATACCACACTGAACCCAGGTCCAATACCAGATACCACACTGAACCCAGGTCcaataccaaataccaaactgGACCCAGGTCCAATACCAGATACCACACTGAACCCAGGTCCAATACCAGATACCACACTGCACCCAGATCCAATACCAGATACCACACTGAACCCAGGTCCAATACCAGATACCATTCGGGACCCAGGTCCAATACCAGATACCACACTGGACCCAGGTCCAATACCAGCTACCACACTGAACCCAGGTCcaataccaaataccaaactgGACCTAGGTCcaataccaaataccaaactgGACCCAGGTCCAATACCAGATACCACACTGAACCCAGGTCCAATACCAGATACCACACTGGACCCAGGTCCAATACCAGATACCACACTGAACCCAGGTCCAATACCAGATACCACACTGAACCCAGGTCcaataccaaataccaaactgGACCCAGGTCCAATACCAGATACCACACTGAACCCAGGTCCAATACCAGATACCACACTGGACCCAGGTCCAATACCAGATACCACACTGAACCCAGGTCCAATACCAGATACCATTCGGGACCCAGGTCCAATACCAGATACCACACTGGACCCAGGTCCAATACCAGATACCTTACTAAACCCAGGACCAATACCAGATACCACACTGAACCCAGGTCCAATACCAGATACCACACTGGACCCAGGTCCAATACCATATACCACACTGAACCCAGGTCCAATACCAGATACCACACTGAACCCAGGTCCAATAACAGATACCACACTGAACCCAGGTCCAATACCAGATACCACACTGAACCCAGGTCCAATACCAGATACCACACTGGACCCAGGTCCAATACCAGGTACCACACTGGACCCAGGTCCAATACCAGCTACCACACTGAACCCAGGTCCAATACCAGATACCACACTGAATCCAGGCCCAATACCAGATACCACACTGAATCCAGGCCCAATACCAGATACCACACTGGACCCAGGTCCAATACCAGCTACCACACTGAACCCAGGTCCAATACCAGATACCACACTGAATCCAGGCCCAATACCAGATACCAAGGAGTCCAAGAAACCACACCCCaccca CATCGCTGTGGCTGTGGTGGCTGGTCCTGTTGTGACACAGCCTCCTCCTAGCGATTCAGTTGCACCTCCGCCAGAGCCCGATACTGTTGTGACACAGGCCACCGAGAAGCCTGAATCCCCCACAAGGAAA